The Argiope bruennichi chromosome 9, qqArgBrue1.1, whole genome shotgun sequence nucleotide sequence AgcttttaagttaataaaatcataaaatattatagcgtttaattaaatatagagctttttttaaaaaataaatataaaaagttattttaataattttagtgtCATGATGAAAAatgacaataaagaaaaatttgtatttcttttctctgttttcctttaaaacatcaaaaaaataaaataaaagtctgaaaataataaaaactttataagaaCGTATATAACAATCATATAACGCAAttcaaaaaaaagagagaaaaagaaaaactgtgaATTTCTATACCGACTTCCGCCTTTGGGcggtattgattttttttccatcaaatcaaaatttactgcatttgacatttttcaaagcaattaaataattttaaactaactaTAAATCAAAGTAAATCGTTTTAACACAAGAACAAAATGTAAAGAGACTTATGTTTCTAAATATGatgtctttataatttaaaattaataatgaaaatcgaGAAGTCATCATGTAGGTGCGAATTTTAAATAGCCTACCTAACAATGATTACATCTGCAAccaattgaatcaaaatttattttctgattcaaaggataaataatcataataattgcCGGTATCTGATTCAAACTTTCGGTATTTCCCAAGTCATCAGTGCACAGCAGACAAAATGAAAAGTAGCGAAAAAGGAAGAAATGTGTACGAGTTGAGTTTAGTGAGTCAATAACTGCTACATCATGATATATTTGAAGGCCAGATCTctgctaatttttaaatgatttctgaaattaaagatatttagtgatgctttaaataatacaataagaaaactatacataattaattttaaacaattcattaatattaaatgcataggctgattttttttttcttttgatacagAAGCGCAAGATTTCTGATGTCACCTGATAAAAATCCACCAATGACATAATACAACTGCATATTCTTCGCGGGAGAGTGTTGTGTGCTTTATATTATTTACCTCCACCggtgaaattataaattttcgtaTGTTTAGTTCTAAGATGTTGTTATCAAGTAATGTGGTGTTAAGTAAATATCTTAGAcgtaagtttatttaattttcttttagtatgctTATAAGGTTCTCACaacaaattaatgtaataattcatttattatatatttaactgcGCAAATGCTAAACGAATAATTTTGTGTTATCCTTTCTCTGTgatataaagatttcttttaagtatattattatttttgagaattaaaacttggcaaaattattcaatttccaattttttttgttagaatttatttatttgtatttgtaaagCACTCGTGTTATGAATGTGAAACGATTTTCAATATTGAAAGTTGAAATTTGAAACGGTCTTGAAAATtgctaaaacttttttataaaagattttcaacttaattaacctattaaaaaaattaattttatttcattaatcactaagcagtaaaatttttttatataaaaaaatcaactcattgaaaattttaaaagaattttaagcttGAAAATCAAATGCCTTAATCTGtataattttatcacaaaacttgatatatatatataatattgatgaGTTTGACTTGTAGTTATTGCTTCTAATGAGGATTTATCTAGAATAAGTGGGATtattatccataaaaatattgaagatatgatctgtaaaaataatttgtttgttagttttcttatttaataatttgcatttttattattatattattttttatgcctaATTTTGTAAAGAATGCTATTTTCCCACGTTGCATCCATTTCTGTATTTGTTATTAGCATAAtctgaagcatttaaaaatatttggactgaaaatgctaaattttttatgtcaattataaacattatCTTAACGTTagctaaatatttttgagatgatTTTTGAAGTTTGCAGTGTATTCCATAAATGTATTGTCTGACatgttaatacttttaattaatttaaagtgagTAGTTCAAATAGGATATGTTAGACTGATAGTTTTCAGAAGCATAAATGtgttattccaaaattatttatcatttgtcTGTTGATTGAAATATACtgttttataaaaggaaaattttatttatatttaattataaaaaatattctgatgcatcttttttcttctttagtatGAATAATCAAGCTACTCCTAGAAATGTCCATCATTGGTTTGAAGATACAATGACTTGGTTTTCTAGTTCTGCTATGGATCTACAAACTTTTGTAATATGTGGTGGTGTCTTTGTATTCTCTGCACTGGTtgtgtatttaatttcagtttttggtATGCGAGAGCGTACGTATGAAGAGGCTATGGAAGAACAAAGGCGCCGAAATCAAGAAGCTGTTCATCATACTAAATCTGATAAAAACAAGAaggagaagaaatttaaaaaatgggggaaaagaaaagaaaaggtagATGAAGATAAGAATCATAGTTGTGATGGTGAAAATAAAGCAATCTCTGAAGATATTGATTCTAAAGGTGAAGCAGATGTAAATTCTTCTTCTAGTCAGACTGTTGAATCCAAGGGATCATCTGTAAAAAAGAGAGTTCGTCAACGCAAGGCAATTGTTTTGGAAAAAgaaggtaaaatttaattattaaattaatgtaaaagatattttgtaataCGGTATATTTTATGtctgagtaaaatatttaaaaagtccttataatcattttaacattaaaattcaattttttttatgtgttttaaattCTCTGAAATCATgctaattatttgttttcttgaaaataaatacataaaggtttatttgtttctttgtaGAAGTATAAAACcttttacttttgcttttttttttttttttttagtttggttaagtttatgttttatttcatatttttttaagatcatctgaaataaaatgataattatcgTTTTTATTACTATGCTAGTGAGAGAAAAGggaaatatcaaaaagaattttctgtgttctgatattttcaagttatttaaattttaaagaattaattataataatgtttatataagtGATGATTTTTGAATTCCTGCATATTTATACTTAGGTTGGCATAATTTTGCATTCATCTACTATTATAACTCAATATTacaatttggtattttttaacattttgttctaaaactttatattttttggatGTCAGTTTacctttgcatttttaattaataaaattttggaagtcAAACTTGatgttaaagtattttataatgtaatttaaaattatttgattaaactcTTTACAAAGAtatatcatctttaaaaattaatttcattagcaCTTGAAATCAGCCATATTTGTTTCTCTCTTTTCTTACTCTATTTCTGATATGGTTCCTTCTATATTAAAATTGCTGCATCTTAAACTGTTGGTCATGATCAGAAATGAGttgtatagaaaaatattagattgcataaatatccattttaaattctaagtaaataaaaagaataatcttagcttaaaatttttcaaataatgttttcaatgtaattttctctttgtcattatttattaatactttatttgattttgaaattctgtcaaatttttctCATAGAAATGGTTATTCTTTAAAAGGTATCATGAAtggaaaatgctaaaaaaaatgttttataaagctAATATCCGAATTTAATGAACAAAGCTATAATGATAGataatgaaacttatttttatcagaatgtaAAAGATTACTAAATGTCACTgcataatttcaatgaaatttattgactcttctgttttattttagaaGATGCGTCTCAGCCTATTTCTTCATCAGATGATACCGATGATTTGCCTTCACTTTGCAGCTCACCAGTTACTAAGCAGCCCATGGAAGAGCATCTAAAAACTACCACATCAGATAAGAGCATTGATGTCAAGGAGGACTTCAAAAATGATAACTTAGAAATGGGCAttgaacttcaaaataattttaaagaaaaagttgagATTTCAGAATCCGTGAAACCTTCTCGAAAATCGCCAACAAAAAAGACTAAGAAAGTTAAATCTGAACACTTAGAATTTGgtaatttatttatgatgatcaattgaaatttgtatgataaattgaaatgtcaatttttttattatttagaatttgtttttcaattaattgatgtTAATATTCAACTATGAAGTATTCTAGCATTATTCTAACCCATCTCCTCATTCCATTTCTCATTGCATAAGACAtaagtataataaaaacaatatctaaatatctaatgaattattttttttaaagcttactaTCTAAAGAAGAATTTTGTGCTGAAAATAGGGCCCTTCTTTTgcaaaaatgattcatttcatatctttttagCAAAAAAGTCGATAACTTATCATACTATATTATCTGTCTCAGTTTTCTAgctatcaaatttatataaacgTTATTGAAGTATGGCATAATAGttctttattctaatttagaaTCATAACTATGATCTTTAGAAACTTAGATTACAACATTTAGTTaccataaaaaattttctctgctgggttttttttttttttttatcagcaaaaataataaattcgcttattattatttttcttgtatcaATAGTTTTCTTTTCCCCTTGAATTCTCTTTCTTATCTTCTGTTTTGCAAAatctattcataaatttaaattttagctacTGAATTTCGAGAAGGAAATGAAAGTCGGATATTGACCATGATAAAGACCACTTCCCTCTCTGAGGATGAAATCCAAGCTATATTGGATGCATTAGGAGCAAAGCAGAAGTTCAATGAGAAGAAggtatttgtaattatttctgcTAATTATAAAGAATGTATGTTTTGTTTATGTGTGCTGTTTCTACAAATCAGACAATGTGacttacagctatcaaattttttacataaaaactttGGAAGATGAAAACTtgaacttcaaaacatttttaaaatcttaattaattaaaatttagataaaattttgtcattttttcccattttaaattttaaaaacattacagtgtaaaaataatttttgtatcatcttaaaattcatatttttttccccatttaagTCGAATTTTTGTACTctaattttttcctatttgtaATCAATTTCCAAAAActgttttaagattattttacagCATTTGTCATTGTCGAAGTAGAACCATTTTTATGGTAactattattgttgtttttttctattgttgatcATGAAAATAGGAAGTCAAGGCTTATTTTGTCATAGTATAAATgtctattttaatatgcattttgaaatttgttgctccttaattgtaaattaaggagcaataaagatttttttttttttagtgcatCTATTTTTAAACTCTGCTATGCTGTAATGTATTATATTGGATGTATAAATATATGTTCtcctttttattccttaaaaattgctttataatttctttgcattaaattttttttaaaatttatttatttatttttgaaattggagaatttttattgcataattctCCAAGTTATTACCCAAACTAGGTAACATATTCTGTAGTACACATAAAActttaattctgaattattctattatctgcctttatattttaaataaaaatctactgttcattcaaagaaatttatatatttatgtaatctCAAACATTTCTATGTTTCTGattgaagtttgaatttttagTGAGATGAAATTAGGGAGATACATGATGAGAAAATTAGGGAGATACAATGAACAGAATCgtgtaaactttaaaaataatatgtattaaatgtcttttaaatttagaaatacattGCAGCGGAGACCATTAAGAGCAAGCtgcatagaatatttaatttgagcAATCATCAACCTTGGTAAACCGGTTGATTGTTAAAGTGACTCTAATGAATGATATAGAGATGTTATTATAATGTGAAAATTAGGACAATAGTTGAaccaaatagttatatttttaatagctcaATGATTACATGGAACTTGACTCTTTTGGGATGGATTATGTACATAATAAACAAAGCAAATTTGTGACAATTACAgtaatacagtttttaatttcaataacattttattgtttaataaatatttcattcatggaATCATGAATAGAAATTTATGTATAAGAGGTTTAATTGAGAGTTAACACAAGCAATATTTCCAACAAACTAACTGATCGCCAAAGACAGATAGTGTTTAAATAATTCAAACCGCTCATTAATTTGCAATACTTTAAATACTGATTTCATTATTGGGTTTATTTTATTGCTTACCATCTTAGTGTTGTTTGTAATAGATTATGTACAGTAACTCATAAGTAAATATGGAATGTGTTTTCAACTGATCAGTGCAGTAAACTGTAACAAATAATACTAGGGAAGGTCTTTTATTTCTGActgaattacaaaatgaaatttcttacaaattcattgaaatttaattaattacatctCCTGCTTTCCTGAaactgcttttttaaataatcttggtaattaaattaatgtcattttaatgcattgtattaatattttaaagaagattttgcttttaaaaatctgCTTTAGCACGTTGACtgctaaagaaatttttagatatcaAATCAATTTTCTGATATCAAAgccattttcaattatattatcaaTCTTATcccatttctataaatatagctAGTAAAGTTTCAAGATAACTCATAGTTGGCATCCTGAACAAAACTGCTAGCTCAGATTTATACTGTAGGAGGCAATCAATATATTAACCAAGTGTTCTGattaatgtacaaaaatatttttaattcagaaaacaCTGCAGTATAGTTATTGAAAGAAAGTTTAATTATTGTTCAATGTTGGCAAAAGAAATATATCTTGTTTgggtaatttcttttttgataatcataatttaatcagaaatttttaattatagtgaaGTTTCAATGCTGTCCAACAAGTTGTCTGATCATAGGTTCACAATAGTCTGAAatctgttcattttttaaaaatatattcttcaattaataaattcctatcatttataagattaaattggttaataaatacattttgtaatgtattttctgcttttttagatttaaatgtttcatttttattcaaaaaatgattgtacattaaaaaaatttttttttgctatagttatgtggcaaattttgaaaaaaaaattatgcatttcatttAGAGAGGAAGTAAGCTCTTTTTAAGACTTTTTGTGTACTGTATCAGCTTATAAGTTGCATATTATATTACTTATAACAACCATAGATGCTGTTGCaacaataagttttaaaacaacCTTGGacattataataacaaattttaaattgttacaatATTTATCCAGGGATACACAATATCGCTATCGTATCAAAAtgtgacatgaaaaaaaaaagactacaaaacatacaaaattttaatgtaacaacTGAAGCCACTAATAACTAATTGCATTTAGTGACTGCATTGAATAATTTGAGACAAATTGTATCCTATACAATTGTCGATCATGCCAAAAAAATATGGCTAATTTTGGGAGGGTATGTACTATGGAGATGACTGATTATTCTACAAGTTATAATTTAGACATGAAAGCTTATTATAGTAACcctctttattaattatttgatttaaatatattttctttatgataaTCTATTTATCTTTAAGGATTCTaagggaaatttttaattgacattatatgtataaataaaaaaaggacttTCTTTCCACAATTTTCAATATATCTTCATAATATAAACAATAGAAACTAATTTAGTATCTGCAGTTAAGcctaaatttatgcaaaattattgtTCCATTTTAGATtagtatatcattaaaaaacaatttaaacataTATGCAGTCATTAATACATTAAACGTATTTAACTAAGTACTAAATCATGTGTTGCGTtggaaaattcagtatttttaaaattgggaaagGAAAAATGTAGTACTAAGCTAGAAAAGATAgctttgtatatataaaatatgatttgaatttaaataatttgttgaaaaattaaacaaatttaaaattactacaaATAATTTCTTGGGCCATTACAAAATAAACTCAGAATTATGAAGATACTATGCTTGGAGTTCATCTTCCTGATGCTCAGTGAAGGAAAATTGCAATTCATGATTAATCATCATTTAACAATTGATATAGAGGAGCCTTGACTAAAGAATTATAATCCGTCCTCTTCCAGAGTTGAAATAAAGTAGCATTACtgtataaatataatgtaatttatattttggagtgaaaaaaaaatctttcagttgATTCAAAAAGTGTGgaattttttgcatttagaaaGGAATTGGGAATGGGAGGGATAAGAAGGGGAAACTATGTAATATAAAGTCCatgcttttaactttttttaaaatttatttactcaaGACAATGCATTTATTCACTTCAGTTTCAAGTCAGTCATTTGAAACTAAACTTGGTCTATTGAGGAATTTGTGTAGATTTTTCAATGCAACATGTTGCAAATCGTTTAATGTTGTGAAACTGATTTCAAGAgttagtggggggggggggtagattatattataatttattgaaatatatgttgcccgtaatattttatctaatatatatttttttttatttatataaaaatttaattttagtagaagtaataaaattttttgaataattttcttggatatttttaattaaaatgttttatgcatttttataatttttatttaatataattcttttttttttttgcattttatttattataataagtctgtttttaaactttgcattcactcttttatttagaaaagtgaaatatcagcattaaaaaaagtaattcaagaaAAAGAAGATGCCTTAAGAAATGAGCAAAAGTTGTTACAATCTGCAAATGAACGCATCAATGAGTTGATTCAAGAATTAAGTGATGAAAAATCGCAAGCTTCTGCCACTGAAAAATCGCTGAGGGATGCCCTGAACCAGGAGCAACAAGAGATCAAAGCATTGCATGGCATGATGCAACGTAAGCGAGAACAATATGGATCTGAAATTTCATCTCTTCAATCTAAGATGCagcagatgaaaaataaaatgaaagaagaacATTCTATAGCACTTCAAAGATTACAAGATGAAAACAATCAGCTTCAGTCCTTGAACAGGATGGAATCAGAAAAACAGCAGAGAGGCACAATGGAAATATCTCGCCTTCAGCATGAAGTGGATCAGCTTCGATCATCTCGGGATAAATTTGAATCTCACCAAGCTGCTGTGCAGGAAGATCTTCGTAGACAGATCCAGCAATTAGAAAAGCATATTGAGCAACTTATAAGTTCACATCAAGAAGAAGAATACAGCTATAAGCAGAGAATTAATGAAATGAGCAATAAAATTCAGCAAACAGAAAATGCACGCTCTTCATTGGTTCAGGAGTTGCAAAATGCACAGTCAGTATGCAGTACTCTGGAAGCTGATAATTCAACTCTAAGGCAGCGATTGGATGAAGCTAAACATCAGTTAAAGAATTCTGAACAGGAATTACTGCAGCTGCAGAGTAGATTGGAGGtattgtaatgttttaaaatatatattgcagtATAAGTTCTTGTATAAACCaagaaatgttaaaactttttctgAAGTCTGCTTACATATGAATCTGGCAATCATGCAAAAGAATGTAGAAGCTTCCCTTTTACATTTAAAaggcataaataataaatacaaatgtaacttttttattatttctgtaactcttaagttgaagaaaaatattcagttaaaataagtttttcattttgtaCAAATGCAGAATTCATTGTcaatttgtgtatgtgtgtgtgtgtgaaaatggTTTTTATTGCTAGTTTGTTGCATTCTTGGCAAAATGATTCTTGAACTTGCTTTTGTTTATAGAGATATGACAAATAGCCATGCTATTAGAATATTCATCTGATACACAGTCGCATGTGATTTTGAAATTTGCTACAAAGAATTGCTGTTCTCACtcataatttaagtttttaaaaaatgcatagaaaataaGATTAGTATagatataacaaattatatacgaagcaacaaataatgaaaaaatgtaataactttaTATAGAGTTACCCGAGTTAAATTCTCAACATTGACATTTTGCAATACAACTTGATTGGAAAATATTCACCCAATTTATCTGCTTGACAATATTTTTACCCTCATGTCTACATATTTGAATGTAAAGacgttttcttgatttttatttcaatttatacacaggtttttaattttctgttcattttggATGAAAAGATGCCCTCTTGGTTTATACatgaatcaatttcaaaatgtataattattatttaaaaacttttgttctgaaaagttaaatgaaattttttttaaatattattttggagtaCTCCTAAAAATTGTGAgaatggttatttttaaaaacaaatgaaatggtatcttttagatgaaattatataaataactataaaaaaaagcttttactataaaaagtttatctttttagtttgtttttaaaaaatttatttggggAAACAATTTTACTCAAAGTATAAGTTATTCAGAAAttcatgaatacatttttaaaaaaattttaatgtttaactttgtttttgcaataatacctatatattaaatttatgatttaatcatatttaaagatGTATATCTGTATTAGAGATAATCtaaaactgttttatatatatatatgtaatattatttgtaaaattgaagcatgatgcagtttgaagacaatgaagatacttttaacatttttaatatccattgcgaaagcataattatttacaagcagaaacgcggataagacgtccgccacagagcAGTACAAtaagccgaagtggggaaaaagggccgaaaatccctcgccttatataaccttagattttgatagggaaaatatttctccacagtgctaatatattattaagattctcatagggatttctgacgTCTGTCAATCacgtgtaagggaaacacagggatcttttaagaaagaatgtgcttactggacattttttacctcttcacgccgagcgtgtgaaaatatcggcgtttagctgactaagcaattttataaagcttctcttgaattaattaagcagagaaagtggaattgtatcacgaaataagagaatatttttagaatgaagttactatgagctaaattaagataaaatcttagaaattaattaaattgaaattaagagtttaaaatatcattatatatatatatatatatatatatatatatatatatatatatatatatatatatatatatatatatatatatatataaatatttaaaatttgtcttgatCATTAAAGGATTTTTCATCTATGTTTTTGTATGATGAAAGTcagtttataatttcatttagtaacaaaaaaagaatgtctgcaatattaaaaaaaattagaaaaattgaatttactcCCCTTGCCTGTTCTgcaattaaaaacttctgatattaaaatgataattattatgaataacactgatgtttttgattttttatactgaactttcaaaatgtaattagaattgcctttttgtattaatataagtTGTATATTCCAGTTTGTATGATTCCTTTTTTTCATACATGATGATAATTGAACAATTAAAACTAGGTTATTGATAGAACCAGTTatcatttattaaagttatttttgcaattttccaGGAATCAAACAGACAACAAAGAGATTTAGCCAATTGCCTTGAGAAAATGAGAGATGAAGTCATGGATTTGTCCAATTTTAAACGAGAGCAGCTACAAATTATCCAGACACTTAAACAAGAAAATGAAGTTCTAGTCTCTCAAGTTAACCAGAAATTGCCAGAAAGTTCTGAGCATCAACAGCAAAATGGTGATTTTAATGATAAGGTTGGTATACTTTTTTACTTTGAGTTAAAATTGCATCCTTGAATGATTGcagtatcataaaattttttagatgaaaatttaaaataaattgctgataaaacattttttaaaattatgtgaatttgtgtgataatatttatCTATTCAATCCTATCTGCAGATTAATAGTACAGCTACGACTGTAcaaatgattacaaattttatattattgtatatttgtaatgcactttatttttattagagtttATTCTGCATGGTTTTGCATCTTTATCATAttgtattttaatcttaaatcatTATCATAGAGTAAACAGTTTTCTGCTAAATAATGCATCTGTacttgcaaaaaaatttcattattactttaaaatgaaaaattaaattctctgataattaataaatagtaatgGTAGATAAGAcagttttcaagaaaaattgtgatttatcgataattttatcttaatcaacTTTAAcaatttccatttataaacttGTAATGGAGCAAAGATTTTGTGTGATGTTTTACTGTACTACTTAcgccttaaaattatttttttaaagtaattataaaagaacattttctcTTGAAGCTTTATGTATAATTTCAGTATTAGCTTTCCTTAtacaaattctataattatttatataactaattCTATATCTTCACTTCTAGTTTTGAGTATCTATTCTTATGAAAcatttctatcattttaattatGGATTATTTGAAATCTGCTATGATCAGAGTTggttcttaattttaaaacataatttcaaaccTAAATTGATATCATTGCTTTATGAAACATCTAATGTAAACTGTTACTATAATTCCCAGAATCtttgaaatcatttcaaatttttgcttttctgTACTCAAACACCCTAGAAGACTGCTTGAATTTTTCACtaagtctttaaaaattacttagaaaTAAGCAAAATGTACATCtattaattttggaagaaaagaaaagaaaaaaaagggatttgCTTTTGCCATAAGAgtgcaaatatatttaagaattgagCACCCAATAATAGTTTGCATGAAATTTGCAGCTAATAGTTGTCATCCAATGTTCTGCAATAAAGCTGTTTCCTTAAACCCAATTTGAATTATTAGATATTGGCTTATTCATTGCAATATAGATGTAATAGGCGTCCTTAAATCTCTTCACTTAAACATTTAGAAGCAGTGTGAGGGAAAATAATGCTGCATTTGAgtattaatctgaaaatatatgatttatcatttgcttttttttaatcaaaaatatgtaaGTTTATGGTTCCTGGAATTTTCTGAATAGGTCATTGGTGGCCTTTGAAaatccttcttcttcttctttttttttttttttttttttccccctttcattGAGATGACGACCTGATTATATTctcaatataaaatgttttataattataaaatgcaactGCAATAAGTTGTAAAATTCTAGTAAATGCTAAAagtcttattttttcaataaatcatttaGTAACTGTACATATTTGTAGTATCATCTTGTTAAATCTTCTGTTatgttacaattttaataatcaatagatttgattgaaatttagttGTTGTGTTTAATTCTTTCTTTGTGCATTCTGTTTAAAAAGAAGCATTgtagaaaaacaaatttctaaataatttttgatagcaTTATGTATTAATCTTACGAATTAA carries:
- the LOC129984678 gene encoding kinectin-like isoform X2 translates to MNNQATPRNVHHWFEDTMTWFSSSAMDLQTFVICGGVFVFSALVVYLISVFGMRERTYEEAMEEQRRRNQEAVHHTKSDKNKKEKKFKKWGKRKEKVDEDKNHSCDGENKAISEDIDSKGEADVNSSSSQTVESKGSSVKKRVRQRKAIVLEKEEDASQPISSSDDTDDLPSLCSSPVTKQPMEEHLKTTTSDKSIDVKEDFKNDNLEMGIELQNNFKEKVEISESVKPSRKSPTKKTKKVKSEHLEFATEFREGNESRILTMIKTTSLSEDEIQAILDALGAKQKFNEKKKSEISALKKVIQEKEDALRNEQKLLQSANERINELIQELSDEKSQASATEKSLRDALNQEQQEIKALHGMMQRKREQYGSEISSLQSKMQQMKNKMKEEHSIALQRLQDENNQLQSLNRMESEKQQRGTMEISRLQHEVDQLRSSRDKFESHQAAVQEDLRRQIQQLEKHIEQLISSHQEEEYSYKQRINEMSNKIQQTENARSSLVQELQNAQSVCSTLEADNSTLRQRLDEAKHQLKNSEQELLQLQSRLEESNRQQRDLANCLEKMRDEVMDLSNFKREQLQIIQTLKQENEVLVSQVNQKLPESSEHQQQNGDFNDKSKLIEIEEHEAIIQEKENMLHRLLQELEHCKCEIVSLSNELENQRKMNKELNNKNKELVEQLKQSEAKFEEIVKKCDIKVQEAQIKMDKDFQNRLNKQIKEVEQALRQSFEKELENIQKDAENIKKDADERLMKSESEANIRLEEFQESLYDRLNQINSEAEKKVNDAIKEKERMENELQNLHSSIKIFLQRIFPNLNVPESMENKVMLTKYETEIRCFIEELKGDKSHDSKDVENLMKKLDVAAQEKVNLESQIRIYESVLAETESILKNLQNNIENEEKRWKLELHCKDETLKEVLSENEELKSENKNLRTNLEQLQGLREALYEIEELRVKLQKEESEKKMLLEKIGNLDSTNTSSIPLPENNILQFPQSNILPTKSEKRKKSRKRGASGKK
- the LOC129984678 gene encoding kinectin-like isoform X4; amino-acid sequence: MNNQATPRNVHHWFEDTMTWFSSSAMDLQTFVICGGVFVFSALVVYLISVFGMRERTYEEAMEEQRRRNQEAVHHTKSDKNKKEKKFKKWGKRKEKVDEDKNHSCDGENKAISEDIDSKGEADVNSSSSQTVESKGSSVKKRVRQRKAIVLEKEEDASQPISSSDDTDDLPSLCSSPVTKQPMEEHLKTTTSDKSIDVKEDFKNDNLEMGIELQNNFKEKVEISESVKPSRKSPTKKTKKVKSEHLEFATEFREGNESRILTMIKTTSLSEDEIQAILDALGAKQKFNEKKKSEISALKKVIQEKEDALRNEQKLLQSANERINELIQELSDEKSQASATEKSLRDALNQEQQEIKALHGMMQRKREQYGSEISSLQSKMQQMKNKMKEEHSIALQRLQDENNQLQSLNRMESEKQQRGTMEISRLQHEVDQLRSSRDKFESHQAAVQEDLRRQIQQLEKHIEQLISSHQEEEYSYKQRINEMSNKIQQTENARSSLVQELQNAQSVCSTLEADNSTLRQRLDEAKHQLKNSEQELLQLQSRLEESNRQQRDLANCLEKMRDEVMDLSNFKREQLQIIQTLKQENEVLVSQVNQKLPESSEHQQQNGDFNDKSKLIEIEEHEAIIQEKENMLHRLLQELEHCKCEIVSLSNELENQRKMNKELNNKNKELVEQLKQSEAKFEEIVKKCDIKVQEAQIKMDKDFQNRLNKQIKEVEQALRQSFEKELENIQKDAENIKKDADERLMKSESEANIRLEEFQESLYDRLNQINSEAEKKVNDAIKEKERMENELQNLHSSIKIFLQRIFPNLNVPESMENKVMLTKYETEIRCFIEELKGDKSHDSKDVENLMKKLDVAAQEKVNLESQIRIYESVLAETESILKNLQNNIENEEKRWKLELHCKDETLKEVLSENEELKSENKNLRTNLEQLQGLREALYEIEELRVKLQKEESEKKMLLEKIGNLDSTNTSSIPLPENNILQFPQGASGKK